One genomic region from Leptolyngbyaceae cyanobacterium JSC-12 encodes:
- a CDS encoding nucleoside-diphosphate-sugar epimerase (IMG reference gene:2510093712~PFAM: NAD dependent epimerase/dehydratase family) produces the protein MKALVTGANGFTGSHLVQRLHQRGDEVVGLVRTTSDLARLAGCPVQLVYGDITDKAALEVAMQEVDVVFHTAAYVEIGLVNATEMERVNVEGTRAVVQVAQAVGVPKLVYCSTIGVYGDTGGQAIAETFQRQQTNFSSAYDRTKWVAQQIVDGAVGEGLAAVSVMPSGIFGADDPHFGPVLKTFLQGKLKLWAGGQRITGIVHVDDLAEAMLLAAEKGQPGDHFIISAGELTTLEMFEIFSRETGIPIPAEAPEWLVRLLGNMLDPIGRWLSWQPPISKERVHYLYDRCVRVDASKAKQKLGWNPRSPEVVLQQIVQEMKP, from the coding sequence ATGAAAGCATTGGTGACTGGAGCGAATGGATTTACCGGATCTCATCTGGTTCAGCGATTGCACCAGCGTGGGGATGAGGTGGTTGGGTTAGTGCGAACAACGAGTGATCTGGCACGCTTGGCAGGATGCCCGGTGCAGCTTGTGTATGGTGACATTACTGATAAGGCAGCACTTGAAGTGGCGATGCAGGAAGTGGATGTGGTGTTCCACACGGCGGCGTATGTGGAGATAGGATTAGTCAATGCTACAGAGATGGAACGGGTGAATGTAGAAGGAACCCGTGCCGTGGTGCAGGTGGCGCAGGCGGTAGGGGTGCCGAAGTTGGTGTATTGCAGCACGATTGGGGTATATGGCGATACGGGCGGACAGGCGATCGCTGAAACCTTTCAACGCCAACAAACTAATTTTTCGTCTGCCTATGACCGCACCAAATGGGTTGCCCAGCAAATTGTTGACGGGGCGGTTGGTGAAGGTTTGGCTGCGGTAAGCGTAATGCCTTCTGGGATCTTTGGTGCGGATGATCCCCACTTTGGTCCGGTATTGAAGACTTTCTTGCAAGGCAAATTGAAATTATGGGCAGGTGGGCAACGCATTACTGGGATTGTGCATGTGGATGATCTTGCAGAGGCAATGCTCCTGGCGGCAGAAAAAGGACAACCTGGCGACCACTTCATTATTTCAGCCGGAGAACTCACAACCCTAGAGATGTTCGAGATTTTTAGCCGCGAAACAGGTATTCCCATTCCGGCAGAAGCACCTGAGTGGTTGGTGCGCCTTTTAGGAAATATGCTCGACCCGATTGGACGCTGGCTATCCTGGCAGCCCCCTATCAGCAAAGAGCGGGTTCACTATCTCTACGATCGCTGTGTACGAGTAGACGCCAGCAAAGCAAAACAAAAGCTGGGCTGGAACCCGCGATCGCCAGAGGTAGTATTGCAACAAATCGTGCAAGAGATGAAGCCATAG
- a CDS encoding signal transduction histidine kinase (IMG reference gene:2510093711~PFAM: Response regulator receiver domain; Histidine kinase-, DNA gyrase B-, and HSP90-like ATPase; GAF domain; His Kinase A (phosphoacceptor) domain) — MLATTMSSESLCRCDYVLPGSIFERLSAVMREVACASGDRVVVITEAALPSFRFLLKHKIHRFLVVSSPAFSGLVVGEVMRPETEETPRNDLEQPKSYPTEWSLEEWYQTSLEFEPTAIAQFLTELQQEFASDSSLYQQLGNAIHQLQPNNAKLQAQFTLRLAEVLTNQCAILTDVNFSAKATPVAETAQQAEQGKVFSEVATQIRQTQELSLILQMALAQVRSFLQADRVVIYQFEAKVLNQTAIEADAKPGSMNLVCGRITYEDRANSSIPRILNLSEGMQCFIGVPDYQEKYRKGAIQATNDIHITYAEAPCLVNLLEWARVRAKLVVPIVVQEELWGLLIVHQCSDTRHWLESEIRFLQCVAELLAIAIYQNQLNSQLQRQAQTLEQRVIERTQELHDALNAAQTANLTKTEFLASVSHELRTPLTAIIGMSTTLLRLPSDSRRESLLPIEKQQEYLKIIRNSGGHLLELINDILDLSKVEAGRTILDVQEFSLTQVAQESIRMLRDKAQQNQITLELDLRLEGTASDISGTKSDRFVADPRRVKQILVNLLSNAIKFTPANGRVTLRAWLEAGTAIFQVEDTGIGIPSSQFPQIFEKFQQLDRTYHRQYEGTGLGLALTKQLVELHGGRIEVDSVVDVGSTFTVWLPAQPLKTRTSETTSHSLDTVSEQFEGRVVLVEKQESTANLICDLLTAAGHQVVWMIDAFTALQQLDIIKPDVLIVDTHLAGMGISEILQQLRQEPALQAIKVLLLLNPDAVDSDCWLEAGADACITMPLNYPEELLDRVRDLLT; from the coding sequence ATGCTGGCAACTACAATGTCCAGTGAGTCGTTATGTCGCTGCGATTATGTGCTGCCAGGCAGTATTTTTGAGCGTCTTTCGGCGGTGATGCGGGAAGTTGCTTGTGCTTCTGGCGATCGCGTTGTTGTCATCACAGAAGCAGCGCTGCCATCCTTCAGGTTTCTCCTCAAACACAAGATTCATCGCTTTCTCGTAGTTTCATCCCCTGCCTTCAGTGGGCTGGTGGTGGGCGAGGTTATGCGACCAGAAACTGAGGAGACGCCTAGAAACGACCTAGAGCAACCTAAAAGTTACCCAACTGAATGGAGTTTGGAGGAGTGGTATCAAACATCGCTAGAGTTTGAGCCAACAGCGATCGCTCAATTTTTGACTGAACTTCAACAAGAATTTGCATCTGATTCCAGCCTTTACCAACAGTTGGGGAATGCTATTCACCAGTTACAGCCGAATAATGCCAAACTCCAGGCGCAGTTTACGCTTCGGCTTGCAGAAGTTTTAACGAATCAGTGTGCAATTCTTACAGATGTCAATTTTTCTGCCAAAGCAACTCCCGTTGCAGAAACAGCACAACAAGCAGAACAAGGCAAAGTTTTTAGCGAAGTCGCGACTCAAATTCGGCAAACACAAGAATTATCACTGATTTTGCAGATGGCACTCGCCCAAGTGCGATCGTTCTTACAGGCAGACCGAGTCGTGATTTATCAGTTTGAGGCTAAAGTGCTCAATCAGACAGCGATTGAAGCCGATGCAAAACCTGGAAGCATGAATCTGGTTTGTGGACGCATTACCTACGAAGATCGGGCAAACTCTTCCATTCCTCGCATTTTGAACTTAAGTGAAGGGATGCAATGTTTTATTGGTGTACCGGATTATCAAGAGAAATATCGCAAAGGGGCAATTCAAGCAACTAATGACATTCATATCACCTATGCTGAAGCGCCCTGCCTGGTCAATTTGTTAGAATGGGCGCGAGTTCGGGCAAAGCTTGTTGTGCCAATTGTGGTTCAGGAAGAACTGTGGGGGCTACTCATCGTCCATCAATGTTCGGATACTCGCCATTGGCTGGAGAGTGAAATTCGCTTTCTTCAGTGTGTTGCGGAATTGCTGGCGATCGCGATTTACCAAAATCAGCTCAACAGTCAACTGCAACGACAAGCCCAAACCCTGGAACAGCGAGTAATTGAACGAACACAGGAACTGCATGATGCGCTGAACGCGGCTCAAACTGCCAACCTCACGAAAACAGAATTTTTAGCCTCTGTGAGTCATGAACTGCGAACTCCGCTGACTGCCATTATCGGCATGTCTACCACCCTACTACGCCTACCGTCTGACTCCAGACGCGAGAGTTTGTTGCCTATCGAAAAACAGCAGGAATACCTAAAAATTATCCGCAATAGTGGCGGACATCTACTGGAACTGATTAACGACATTCTTGATCTCTCAAAAGTAGAAGCTGGTAGAACAATTCTGGATGTGCAAGAGTTTTCGCTGACCCAGGTGGCACAAGAATCAATCCGGATGCTACGGGATAAGGCTCAGCAAAACCAAATTACGCTTGAACTCGATTTGCGATTAGAAGGGACTGCTTCCGATATTTCAGGAACTAAGAGCGATCGCTTTGTCGCCGATCCACGCCGAGTCAAGCAAATTCTAGTGAACCTGCTGAGTAATGCCATTAAATTCACCCCTGCTAATGGACGAGTGACTCTAAGAGCTTGGCTTGAAGCTGGAACCGCCATCTTCCAGGTGGAAGACACAGGCATTGGCATTCCTTCCAGTCAATTTCCTCAAATATTCGAGAAATTTCAACAACTCGATCGCACTTATCATCGGCAGTATGAAGGCACTGGTTTAGGCTTAGCCCTGACTAAACAGCTCGTGGAACTACATGGCGGACGGATTGAAGTGGATTCTGTAGTCGATGTGGGGTCAACCTTTACTGTCTGGCTACCAGCGCAACCCTTAAAAACTCGCACCTCAGAGACAACCAGTCATTCTCTAGACACAGTATCGGAGCAATTTGAGGGACGGGTTGTACTAGTTGAAAAGCAAGAATCTACAGCCAACTTGATCTGTGATTTGTTAACCGCCGCTGGACATCAAGTTGTTTGGATGATTGATGCGTTCACAGCTTTACAACAACTAGACATTATCAAACCCGACGTTCTGATTGTTGATACACATCTTGCAGGAATGGGTATTAGTGAAATACTCCAGCAGCTGCGGCAAGAGCCAGCCTTGCAAGCGATAAAAGTCTTGCTATTACTCAATCCAGATGCAGTGGACAGCGATTGCTGGCTGGAAGCAGGGGCAGACGCCTGTATCACCATGCCGCTGAACTATCCAGAAGAACTACTTGATAGGGTACGGGATTTGTTGACATAA
- a CDS encoding hypothetical protein (IMG reference gene:2510093713): protein MVNPLSDRTQSESGQSTAQTSSFQVIPVTTPVQQDWFLQVPAIVYANDPNWVPPLQSEVAKKFAPTNPFFQYGKLQAFLAVGNGDQEPSQPPSQPSHLSPPKLLGRIVAAVNQRLIEREGINIGLFGFFECVHDQAIAQALFDAADQWLRAQGMVRVRGPIDLSTHNSCFFQIDGFGTPPMIMMPYNPPYYPEFAEATGWQKAKDAYAYDFPLDQPLPEEFEKAYRIACKSGVTFRPIYTKGEAFEKDCISLYHLFTKAFANNWSSTPRTQEEFLEEARSLQSLVDPDVFPIAEYDGEMIGFWMGLPDYNIALKHVNGKLNWWGILKFLWFRRQIDQGRVIAICSLPEYRRKMVPLALIYLGMMGGIQKGKPYKRAELSWVYEDNFPSRRLIEASGGTIYKTYRIYEKDL, encoded by the coding sequence ATGGTCAATCCGTTAAGCGATCGCACCCAGTCAGAATCGGGGCAATCTACCGCTCAAACGTCCTCATTCCAGGTGATCCCTGTGACAACGCCTGTGCAGCAGGACTGGTTTTTGCAAGTACCTGCGATCGTCTATGCCAACGATCCGAATTGGGTTCCACCTTTGCAAAGTGAGGTGGCTAAAAAGTTTGCACCGACCAATCCATTTTTCCAATACGGTAAACTGCAAGCATTTTTGGCAGTAGGGAATGGAGATCAGGAACCCTCACAGCCCCCATCTCAACCCTCCCATCTCAGCCCGCCTAAACTGCTGGGACGGATCGTAGCGGCAGTAAATCAGCGCTTGATTGAGCGGGAAGGGATTAATATTGGCTTGTTTGGGTTCTTCGAGTGTGTGCATGATCAAGCGATCGCTCAAGCCTTATTCGACGCTGCAGACCAATGGTTACGGGCACAGGGCATGGTGCGAGTACGCGGTCCTATTGATCTTTCCACCCATAACAGTTGCTTTTTCCAAATTGACGGGTTTGGCACTCCCCCCATGATCATGATGCCGTACAACCCACCCTATTATCCAGAGTTTGCAGAAGCAACTGGTTGGCAAAAAGCGAAAGATGCCTACGCCTATGACTTTCCGTTAGATCAGCCATTGCCCGAAGAATTTGAAAAAGCCTATCGCATTGCATGTAAATCTGGAGTGACTTTTCGCCCCATTTACACCAAAGGTGAGGCCTTTGAGAAAGATTGCATCAGCTTATATCACTTGTTTACCAAAGCATTTGCGAACAATTGGAGTTCAACGCCTCGCACCCAGGAAGAATTTTTAGAAGAAGCGCGATCGCTCCAGAGCCTAGTCGATCCAGACGTATTTCCAATTGCCGAATACGATGGCGAAATGATTGGATTTTGGATGGGACTTCCCGACTACAACATCGCCCTGAAGCACGTAAATGGCAAACTTAACTGGTGGGGCATCCTCAAATTTCTCTGGTTTCGCCGCCAAATTGACCAGGGGCGAGTCATCGCGATTTGCTCTCTGCCCGAATATCGCCGTAAAATGGTGCCCCTTGCCCTGATTTATCTGGGTATGATGGGCGGCATCCAAAAAGGCAAACCCTACAAACGGGCTGAACTGTCCTGGGTATATGAAGATAACTTTCCCTCTCGCAGGTTGATCGAAGCATCGGGCGGCACGATCTACAAAACCTATCGGATTTATGAAAAAGATTTGTAA
- a CDS encoding hypothetical protein (IMG reference gene:2510093710), giving the protein MNSRIHQPIDASFREDISEYVAHLQLHMTLQARNLVPTLTTAADSREQLLQQTQANFEKLVSRQTV; this is encoded by the coding sequence TTGAATTCTCGTATTCATCAACCCATAGATGCCTCTTTTAGAGAAGATATCAGCGAATATGTCGCTCATCTCCAACTCCATATGACCTTGCAAGCCCGTAACTTGGTGCCCACTCTGACAACGGCGGCGGACAGTCGGGAACAGTTGCTTCAACAAACTCAAGCAAATTTTGAGAAGTTGGTTTCGCGGCAAACTGTTTAA